A window of the Miscanthus floridulus cultivar M001 chromosome 14, ASM1932011v1, whole genome shotgun sequence genome harbors these coding sequences:
- the LOC136505212 gene encoding uncharacterized protein isoform X1: MCGTPVGVDNTSRRKFDKEEYLERARQREQREKDEAWKGKERGPPVQRQPLKHRDYEVDLDSRLGKTQAGYYCSVCECVVKDSANYLDHINGKKHQRALGMSMRVERASLEQVQKRFEALKKRKDPSAFTEQVGRSISTKTKLRTVLAVTRSRKQQRRIRRGRRGGGVAGGKLRPVQDAGVAARERGHG; the protein is encoded by the exons ATGTGTGGAACT CCAGTCGGTGTCGACAATACTTCTAGGAGGAAATTTGATAAGGAAGAGTACTTGGAGAGAGCTCGACAGAGGGAGCAGCGGGAGAAG GATGAAGCCTGGAAAGGCAAGG AAAGGGGTCCTCCTGTGCAAAGACAGCCTTTGAAGCACAGAGACTATGAAGTTGATCTTGATTCTCGTCTTGGCAAGACTCAG GCTGGGTACTACTGTTCTGTATGTGAATGTGTTGTTAAAGATTCAGCCAACTATTTGGATCACATAAATGGCAAGAAGC ATCAGAGAGCGCTGGGCATGTCTATGCGTGTTGAAAGGGCATCACTTGAACAG GTTCAGAAAAGGTTTGAGGCACTTAAGAAAAGGAAGGACCCAAGCGCCTTTACTGAACAAG TTGGCAGGAGCATTTCTACCAAAACAAAGCTTCGGACTGTGTTGGCGGTGACGAGAAGCCGGAAGCAGCAGCGGCGGATACGAAGAGGGAGACGAGGAGGAGGCGTGGCCGGCGGCAAGCTTCGGCCAGTACAGGACGCAGGTGTAGCTGCCCGAGAACGTGGACATGGATAA
- the LOC136505212 gene encoding uncharacterized protein isoform X2, whose translation MCGTPVGVDNTSRRKFDKEEYLERARQREQREKDEAWKGKERGPPVQRQPLKHRDYEVDLDSRLGKTQIRERWACLCVLKGHHLNRFRKGLRHLRKGRTQAPLLNKEHFYQNKASDCVGGDEKPEAAAADTKRETRRRRGRRQASASTGRRCSCPRTWTWIRSARR comes from the exons ATGTGTGGAACT CCAGTCGGTGTCGACAATACTTCTAGGAGGAAATTTGATAAGGAAGAGTACTTGGAGAGAGCTCGACAGAGGGAGCAGCGGGAGAAG GATGAAGCCTGGAAAGGCAAGG AAAGGGGTCCTCCTGTGCAAAGACAGCCTTTGAAGCACAGAGACTATGAAGTTGATCTTGATTCTCGTCTTGGCAAGACTCAG ATCAGAGAGCGCTGGGCATGTCTATGCGTGTTGAAAGGGCATCACTTGAACAG GTTCAGAAAAGGTTTGAGGCACTTAAGAAAAGGAAGGACCCAAGCGCCTTTACTGAACAAG GAGCATTTCTACCAAAACAAAGCTTCGGACTGTGTTGGCGGTGACGAGAAGCCGGAAGCAGCAGCGGCGGATACGAAGAGGGAGACGAGGAGGAGGCGTGGCCGGCGGCAAGCTTCGGCCAGTACAGGACGCAGGTGTAGCTGCCCGAGAACGTGGACATGGATAAGATCGGCGCGGAGGTGA